ACATGCCCATCTAAATGAGAAGCTTCTTGGAGCAACGTTGCGAGGTTTCCATTGGGCATGTAATCGTATACCAAGAGTCTAACATCTGGTGAACCAGCGTAGTAGCCTCTGAGAACTGTTAAATTTCGGTGCCTGATTTTGCCCAAGGACTCTGCTTCTTTTCTGAACATGTTTTCGTCTAATGACCCATCTTGGAGCTTGCGAATGGAAAAGACCATTCCGTCGTTGTAGCAGGCTTTGAATACCAACCCGTGTCTTGTTCTGCTCAGCACGTTTTCTTCGTCAAATTGCCTCGTTGCTTCGATTGTTTCCGCGAGAGTGATCTTGGTGTTGAACATGACGAGTTTTGGACCGTTTGTGTCGGTGCTGCTACGGCTCTGGCTTGTTCCGGAACTCGTTCTTGGACTCTTTTTCTTCTCCCCTGACACTGCCGCTTTGATCCTTCTGCGCCATCTTAGTAAGCTGAAAATGTAGAAGCAGCAACATAGTGCCAATAAGCAACCTCCAACTGCGATGATAATGATCAACACTATCAACCTATTTCTCTCCCCACTGTCTGTTTCCTCGCATTTTTTATCCAATGGCTTCCCACATAGGTTCTGGTTGTTTGCAAATACAGAAGGGTTGTTGAATTTAGAACCCAACATCGCTGGAATCTCACCTTCTAAGTTGTTACCCGAGACATTGAAGTTAACCAAACCAGGGATTGTGTTCAGATTACTTGGGATTTCCCCACTCAAATTGTTGGCAGAGAGATCCAGTATTGTTAGGTATGATAACTCTGCCAATGACTCTGGTATAGCACCAGAGAGTTGGTTGTGATCTGCTAACAAAACAGTTAACCATGAGCATTTGGAGATATCCTCAGGCAAAGCTCCAGTTAAATTGTTCTTACCCAAATCAAGCATTTTCAAATGGGCAAGGCTAGAGAGATCTTTGGGAATTGGACCCTCCAAGTAATTTGATCCAAGCTCGAGAATTTCAATGTCAGAGCAGTTTCCAATTTCCGGGGGAATCATTCCTGTGATGCGGTTATGGGATAGTGAAAGAACAACCAATGATCGAAGAAAGCCATAGTTCTTGGGGACATGCCCAGAAAAATCGTTAGAGCTTAGGTTCACGTGTTTCAAACTGGTCAAGCTGCTAAACCCTTCAGGGATCACCCCAGACAACTTGTTCTCTTGAAGAGCAATGACTTGCAAACTGGGAAGTCCTGAAATTTCAAAGGGCAATTCACCAGAGAGATTTTGTTTGCTCAAGTCAAGTGTAGCGAGACGGAAAAGATTCCCCAAAGTAGAAGGAATTTCTCCGTGGAAGCCATTGCCACTCAGATTCAGAACCATTAATTTACTCAGGTTCCCAATTTTACCAGAAACATGACCCGAAAATTTGTTTCCACTGAGGTCTAATATTGTCAAATTCTTCAACCACATCACCTCCTCTGGCATTGTACCATTCAACCTATTACCCCTTAAACTCAACGTTTCAAGAGACGCAAGCTCACCAATACTCACTGGAACAGAACCAGAAAAATTGTTCACACCAAGAGACAGAACCTTCAGCCGTGTAAGGCTACCGAAAAACGAAGGAACCTCACCGGAAAACCTGTTACCTTCAAAAACAACAGCACGCAGGGACCTGCATTTCACGATCTCCGGCGGAATCTCCCCGGAAAATGAATTGTTGGCTATCTTCAACTCCTCCAGTTTCTCGAGGCGTCCAATTTCCGGCGGAATTTCGCCGGAGAGCGCATTGCCGGAAACATCGAGGACGGACAGCGTGGTGACATTGGTTAACCACAGCGGAAACTTGCCGCCCACGCGATTGCGCTGAATGTTGAAAACTTCGAGAACGCTGAAACACGTTGTGGCGGCTTGAGGCCACGCGAAGTCGGTGAAACCATTAAACTCTAACTGAACGATGCGGAGCGACGGCGTTTTGAGCGAGACGTTACAGAAAACGGAAGCGGGAATTGCCCCGGTGAAATTGTTCTGCGCGAGGGACAGCACCTGAAGGTTAGGGAGAGCAGCAATTGCCGCCGGCAACACGCCGGCGAGCGCGTTCCCTTCAACGCTTAAATGCACGAGCGAGGAACAATTCGCGAGAGACGAAGGTAAGGTTCCTCCAAGAACGTTATGATCGAGCCAAAGGTATTGCAGATTCTGAAGCTCTCCTATACGCGCCGGAATTTGGCCGGAGAATTTGTTATAGGAAAAGTTGATAAGCTGAAGTTCGGAAAGAGCCGCCACAGTGCTCGGAATCTCGCCGGAGAAAGAATTCGCGGAAATGTCGATGTATTTAAGACGGAGAGGAAGTTCGCCGGAGATTTCGCCGGAGAGATTGTTACCGGCGACATTGAGAATCTGGAGGCCGGCGAGGTTTCCGATCTCCGG
The Glycine max cultivar Williams 82 chromosome 16, Glycine_max_v4.0, whole genome shotgun sequence genome window above contains:
- the LOC100804785 gene encoding probable LRR receptor-like serine/threonine-protein kinase At4g36180, producing the protein MPTFLILVLLCARFLSCAQCGSVTEIQALTSLKLNLHDPLGALNGWDPSTPLAPCDWRGVSCKNDRVTELRLPRLQLSGQLGDRISDLRMLRRLSLRSNSFNGTIPHSLSKCTLLRALFLQYNSLSGQLPPEIGNLAGLQILNVAGNNLSGEISGELPLRLKYIDISANSFSGEIPSTVAALSELQLINFSYNKFSGQIPARIGELQNLQYLWLDHNVLGGTLPSSLANCSSLVHLSVEGNALAGVLPAAIAALPNLQVLSLAQNNFTGAIPASVFCNVSLKTPSLRIVQLEFNGFTDFAWPQAATTCFSVLEVFNIQRNRVGGKFPLWLTNVTTLSVLDVSGNALSGEIPPEIGRLEKLEELKIANNSFSGEIPPEIVKCRSLRAVVFEGNRFSGEVPSFFGSLTRLKVLSLGVNNFSGSVPVSIGELASLETLSLRGNRLNGTMPEEVMWLKNLTILDLSGNKFSGHVSGKIGNLSKLMVLNLSGNGFHGEIPSTLGNLFRLATLDLSKQNLSGELPFEISGLPSLQVIALQENKLSGVIPEGFSSLTSLKHVNLSSNDFSGHVPKNYGFLRSLVVLSLSHNRITGMIPPEIGNCSDIEILELGSNYLEGPIPKDLSSLAHLKMLDLGKNNLTGALPEDISKCSWLTVLLADHNQLSGAIPESLAELSYLTILDLSANNLSGEIPSNLNTIPGLVNFNVSGNNLEGEIPAMLGSKFNNPSVFANNQNLCGKPLDKKCEETDSGERNRLIVLIIIIAVGGCLLALCCCFYIFSLLRWRRRIKAAVSGEKKKSPRTSSGTSQSRSSTDTNGPKLVMFNTKITLAETIEATRQFDEENVLSRTRHGLVFKACYNDGMVFSIRKLQDGSLDENMFRKEAESLGKIRHRNLTVLRGYYAGSPDVRLLVYDYMPNGNLATLLQEASHLDGHVLNWPMRHLIALGIARGIAFLHQSSLIHGDIKPQNVLFDADFEAHLSDFGLDKLTVTNNNNNNAVEASTSSTASVGTLGYVSPEATLTGEATKECDVYSFGIVLLELLTGKRPVMFTQDEDIVKWVKKQLQKGQITELLEPGLFELDPESSEWEEFLLGVKVGLLCTAPDPLDRPTMSDIVFMLEGCRVGPDIASSADPTTQPSPV